In one window of Candidatus Binatia bacterium DNA:
- a CDS encoding dolichol-phosphate mannosyltransferase, producing the protein MTEPSPARQSRRKRKVVLALPAYNEEPNLPVLLDALRDVLEPHEIPYEVVLVDDGSTDGTARVARTYGEHMPLVLLQHAKNQGLGATLRDGLKAALERSTERDVIVTMDADATHPPGLILRMLQHVEEGFDVVIASRFQPGSRVFGVSPLRRLMTRGASLLLRILFPMGVRDFTCGYRAYRAPIIAAAFRHYGDHFVDQAGFQCMLDVLLKLRHLDVVMGEVPMVLRYDRKAGASKMKVWRTAWASLRLILRRRFEGRTTAPQR; encoded by the coding sequence ATGACGGAGCCCAGCCCAGCGCGACAGTCACGGCGGAAGCGGAAGGTCGTGTTAGCGCTGCCCGCATATAACGAGGAGCCGAACTTGCCCGTCTTGCTGGATGCCCTCCGTGACGTCTTGGAACCTCACGAGATCCCGTACGAAGTCGTCCTCGTGGATGACGGTAGCACCGATGGCACCGCCCGAGTCGCCCGCACGTACGGGGAGCACATGCCGCTCGTGTTGCTGCAACATGCGAAGAACCAAGGTCTCGGAGCAACTTTGCGCGACGGGCTCAAAGCCGCACTGGAGCGAAGCACCGAACGAGACGTTATCGTGACTATGGATGCCGATGCCACACACCCGCCCGGATTGATCCTGCGCATGCTGCAACACGTCGAAGAAGGCTTCGACGTCGTGATTGCCTCGCGCTTCCAGCCCGGGTCGCGCGTGTTCGGCGTGTCTCCGTTGCGCCGGCTGATGACCCGCGGTGCCTCGCTGCTCCTACGCATACTGTTTCCTATGGGAGTGCGGGACTTTACATGCGGCTACCGCGCTTACCGTGCCCCGATCATCGCCGCAGCGTTCCGCCACTATGGAGATCATTTCGTGGACCAGGCGGGGTTTCAGTGCATGCTCGATGTGCTCCTCAAGTTGCGCCATCTCGACGTAGTCATGGGAGAGGTTCCGATGGTGCTACGGTACGATCGCAAAGCGGGCGCGAGCAAAATGAAAGTGTGGCGGACGGCGTGGGCGAGCTTGCGGCTGATCCTCCGGCGCCGCTTCGAGGGCCGAACGACGGCACCCCAGCGCTAG
- the rsmH gene encoding ribosomal RNA small subunit methyltransferase H translates to MTRTVHTPILTREILALLELSPGDRTIDATMDGGGHTRALLDATAPSGRVLGIDRDPELIALARERFAAEISAGRLLLAQGSFAELASIAAQHGFAEVAAVLFDLGASSFHFDIAGRGFSFRQNEPLDMRFDPSDSSRPTAAELVNRLDARELARLIARYGEERHAARIARELMRRRPVSTTHELYAGIEAALPAPVRWRAARSAARVFQALRIAVNDELAALETALPQAFSLLRPGGKLAVLSFHSLEDRIVKHFFQSEQKRGAARILTKKPVRPSEEEVRANPRAASAKLRVCERLR, encoded by the coding sequence GTGACCCGCACCGTCCACACGCCGATCCTCACGCGCGAAATCCTCGCGCTGCTGGAGCTCTCGCCTGGAGACCGCACCATTGACGCCACCATGGACGGTGGCGGTCACACCCGCGCCCTCCTCGATGCGACGGCGCCGAGCGGTCGGGTCTTGGGAATCGACCGTGACCCCGAGCTGATCGCCCTGGCTCGAGAACGGTTCGCTGCAGAAATTTCCGCCGGGCGCCTCCTGCTGGCACAGGGCAGCTTTGCAGAACTCGCTTCGATTGCCGCCCAGCATGGATTCGCAGAAGTGGCCGCGGTGCTTTTCGATCTGGGCGCGAGCTCTTTCCACTTTGATATCGCTGGGCGAGGGTTTAGTTTCCGCCAAAACGAACCGCTGGATATGCGATTCGACCCTTCGGACAGCTCGCGGCCAACTGCCGCAGAGCTCGTGAACCGCCTCGACGCCCGCGAACTTGCTCGCTTGATTGCTCGCTATGGAGAGGAGCGCCACGCCGCGCGCATCGCGCGCGAGCTGATGCGGCGTCGGCCTGTGTCCACCACGCACGAACTCTACGCCGGGATCGAGGCGGCGCTGCCGGCGCCGGTGCGCTGGCGCGCGGCTCGTTCCGCAGCACGAGTGTTCCAAGCCTTGCGGATTGCGGTGAACGATGAACTGGCGGCTTTGGAAACGGCACTGCCGCAGGCGTTTTCGTTGCTACGCCCCGGGGGAAAACTGGCTGTGCTGTCCTTTCACTCGCTGGAAGACCGGATCGTGAAGCACTTCTTCCAGAGCGAGCAGAAACGTGGAGCGGCGCGGATCTTGACGAAAAAACCTGTGCGCCCGAGCGAGGAGGAAGTCAGGGCCAATCCGCGCGCCGCGAGTGCCAAGCTGCGCGTCTGCGAACGGTTACGCTGA
- a CDS encoding reactive intermediate/imine deaminase yields MSNCTKEPVETSAAPAAIGPYSQAVAAGNWIFLSGQLGLDPATGGLVAGGTVAEARQALANLRAVLRAAGADLADVVRTTIYLVDLNDFAAVNDVYAATFSPPYPARVTVGVASLPRGARIEIEAVAFRRHA; encoded by the coding sequence GTGAGCAATTGCACGAAAGAACCTGTAGAAACTTCGGCAGCGCCGGCAGCGATCGGGCCGTATTCCCAGGCCGTTGCGGCGGGCAACTGGATTTTCCTGTCGGGGCAACTCGGGCTCGACCCGGCAACAGGCGGCTTGGTGGCCGGCGGTACGGTTGCCGAGGCACGACAAGCGTTGGCCAACCTCCGTGCTGTTCTGCGTGCCGCTGGAGCGGATCTTGCGGATGTCGTGCGCACCACGATTTACCTCGTGGATTTGAACGATTTTGCTGCCGTCAACGACGTCTACGCGGCAACGTTCTCGCCCCCGTATCCAGCGCGCGTTACCGTCGGGGTGGCCAGCCTACCGCGCGGTGCCCGCATAGAAATCGAAGCCGTGGCCTTTCGCCGCCATGCCTAG
- a CDS encoding oxidoreductase, which yields MAKLRIGVVGAGYWGKNLLRVFDARPDVEVCAVADPDRAAAEAVAAGRPVVADVDALLRQYDPEAVVIVTPPSTHYSLARRALQHGKHCWVEKPLALRAAEARELVALAERNRCQLFVDETFLYDPLVRLARDWIRQGRLGTVYHLSFERLGQGRIRRDSNVWWNSAPHDLSILCYWIDAPVQEVSVRAFDYLQPGIADVAIGTVCLHGGISAHIYLSWMAPQKVATATAVGSRGMLVFEGRFGKRRLDFFEFSVSDRTRTVGNVIPIERFQCTESVPGGNEEPLALAAEAFVHSVRTATPAPSAGVYSQRVVEILEAGLPYGGCPHAGVVAD from the coding sequence ATGGCGAAGTTGCGGATCGGCGTGGTGGGAGCAGGCTACTGGGGCAAAAATTTGCTTCGGGTGTTCGATGCACGCCCAGATGTGGAGGTATGTGCTGTGGCCGACCCGGATCGCGCCGCGGCCGAGGCAGTGGCTGCGGGCAGACCCGTGGTGGCAGACGTGGACGCGCTGCTCCGCCAGTACGACCCCGAGGCGGTGGTCATCGTTACTCCTCCTTCGACTCACTACTCACTGGCACGGCGAGCGCTGCAGCACGGGAAACACTGCTGGGTCGAAAAGCCGTTAGCCCTGCGTGCCGCGGAGGCGCGCGAGCTGGTTGCGCTGGCGGAGCGCAATCGTTGTCAACTCTTTGTGGACGAAACGTTTCTCTATGACCCGCTGGTGCGCCTGGCTCGGGATTGGATTCGCCAAGGCCGGCTCGGTACCGTGTATCACTTGTCGTTCGAGCGCCTGGGCCAAGGGCGGATTCGGCGCGACTCGAACGTGTGGTGGAATTCGGCTCCGCACGACCTTTCCATTTTGTGTTACTGGATCGACGCCCCGGTGCAGGAAGTGAGCGTTCGGGCGTTCGATTACTTACAGCCCGGGATCGCCGACGTCGCGATCGGAACGGTCTGTTTGCATGGAGGGATCTCCGCGCACATTTACCTGAGCTGGATGGCTCCCCAAAAGGTTGCCACCGCCACTGCTGTGGGAAGCCGGGGCATGCTCGTGTTCGAGGGGCGATTCGGCAAGAGGAGACTCGACTTTTTCGAATTTTCTGTGTCGGATCGCACACGCACGGTGGGTAATGTGATTCCGATCGAGCGGTTCCAGTGCACCGAGTCGGTACCAGGGGGCAACGAGGAGCCGTTGGCGCTTGCTGCAGAAGCATTTGTGCACAGCGTGCGTACGGCAACACCCGCGCCCAGCGCTGGCGTGTACTCGCAGCGGGTCGTGGAAATCTTGGAGGCGGGACTACCGTACGGCGGCTGCCCGCATGCTGGTGTGGTGGCAGACTGA